A single genomic interval of Trichosurus vulpecula isolate mTriVul1 chromosome 6, mTriVul1.pri, whole genome shotgun sequence harbors:
- the LOC118855158 gene encoding olfactory receptor 10Q1-like has product MTSPDIHLLNQSGPTEFVFRVFTTSPRIQALLFCFFLLLYVMILCGNTTIICIVWTHSSLRTPMYFFLSSLSFLEICLTTTVVPLMLSNIFGAQKPITLAGCSAQMFIFLTLAGADCFLLAVMAYDRYVAICHPLQYTLIMTQKRCTQLVVGSTSLAVLLELQLTVLICTLPFCGHILEINHFMCDAPPVLRLACGDIKIHQAILFMVGTLVLAVPFLLISISYIFIANSILRIRSAEGRRRAFSTCSSHLSVVLLQFGGPSLVYMRPRSNTSEDEDRQLALLYTTVIPLLNPLIYTLRNKDFKDALKKSMSYKGASEIQ; this is encoded by the coding sequence ATGACTTCTCCCGACATTCACCTTCTCAACCAGTCTGGCCCCACTGAGTTTGTGTTCCGGGTATTCACCACTTCCCCCAGGATCCAGGCCctcctcttctgtttcttccttctcctctatgTGATGATCTTGTGTGGTAACACTACCATCATCTGCATTGTGTGGACCCACAGCTCCTTGCGCACCCCCATGTACTTCTTTCTGTCTAGCCTATCCTTCCTAGAGATCTGTTTAACCACTACTGTGGTACCACTGATGCTTTCCAACATCTTTGGGGCCCAGAAGCCCATTACATTGGCTGGCTGTTCAGCTCAgatgtttatttttcttactcTTGCTGGTGCTGATTGTTTTCTATTGGCTGTCATGGCCTACGACCGCTATGTGGCCATCTGCCATCCCTTACAATACACCCTCATCATGACCCAGAAGCGATGTACACAGCTGGTGGTTGGTTCCACAAGCCTAGCTGTTCTCCTTGAACTTCAGCTCACAGTACTTATCTGTACTCTGCCATTCTGTGGACATATCCTGGAAATCAACCACTTCATGTGTGATGCCCCACCTGTCCTACGCCTGGCCTGTGGGGATATCAAAATCCACCAAGCCATTCTATTTATGGTAGGTACCCTTGTGCTCGCTGTCCCCTTCTtgctcatctccatctcctacaTCTTCATCGCCAATAGCATTCTACGTATCCGGTCTGCTGAGGGACGTCGGCGTGCTTTTTCAACCTGCTCTTCACATCTCTCTGTGGTACTATTGCAGTTTGGAGGCCCTAGTCTGGTCTACATGCGTCCAAGGTCCAACACCTCTGAGGATGAGGATCGACAGCTTGCTTTGCTTTATACCActgtcattcctctgctcaaccccctcatttacacCCTACGGAACAAGGATTTCAAAGATGCACTGAAAAAATCCATGAGCTACAAAGGAGCTTCTGAAATCCAATAA
- the LOC118852569 gene encoding olfactory receptor 10Q1-like produces MSSPNTFYLNQSGPTEFVFRLLTTSPKIQALLFCFFLLLYIMILCSNTAIIWATYTHTSLHTPMYFFLSSLSFVEICYTTTLVPLMLSNIIGARKPIPLAGCATQMFFFATLASTDCFLLAVMAYDRYVAICHPLQYTLIMTPQLCTQMVTGSLGLALFLSLPLTLLVFTLPFCGRLLEINHFFCEVPPVLHLACADTRVPRAVLYVISMIVLTAPFLLICISYVFITITILHIPSTEGRQRAFSTCSSHLTVVLLQYGCGSLVYFRPPSTSHADEDWHLALVYTCVTPLLNPIIYTLRNKDVKNALKKALSRKAASEDL; encoded by the coding sequence ATGTCTTCTCCCAACACTTTCTATCTTAACCAGTCTGGCCCCACTGAGTTTGTGTTCCGGTTGCTCACCACATCCCCCAAGATCCAGGCcctccttttctgcttctttcttctcctttacaTAATGATCCTCTGTAGTAACACTGCCATCATCTGGGCCACTTACACCCACACCTCCCTACATACACCTATGTACTTCTTCCTGTCTAGCCTGTCCTTCGTGGAGATCTGTTACACAACTACATTGGTACCGCTGATGCTCTCCAACATCATTGGGGCCAGGAAACCCATCCCATTGGCTGGTTGTGCAACCCAGATGTTCTTTTTTGCCACGCTTGCCAGCACTGACTGTTTCCTATTGGCTGTCATGGCATATGACCGTTATGTGGCCATCTGCCATCCTCTGCAATACACCCTCATCATGACGCCACAGCTATGTACTCAAATGGTGACTGGTTCCCTGGGTCTGGCTCTTTTCCTGTCCCTGCCACTCACATTATTGGTCTTTACCCTGCCCTTCTGTGGACGCTTATTGGAGATCAACCATTTCTTCTGTGAGGTACCGCCTGTACTACACCTGGCTTGTGCTGACACTCGTGTGCCACGGGCTGTCCTCTATGTGATAAGCATGATTGTACTGACTGCCCCCTTCCTGCTCATCTGCATTTCCTATGTCTTTATTACCATCACCATCTTGCACATCCCCTCAACTGAGGGCCGCCAGCGAGCCTTCTCCACATGCTCTTCCCATCTCACCGTGGTCCTGCTACAGTATGGTTGTGGCAGCCTTGTCTACTTTCGGCCCCCATCAACCTCCCATGCAGATGAGGATTGGCATCTTGCCTTGGTCTACACCTGtgtcactcccctcctcaacCCAATCATTTATACCTTAAGGAACAAGGATGTCAAAAATGCTCTGAAAAAAGCCTTGAGCAGAAAGGCAGCCTCTGAGGATCTCTGA